From Neorickettsia helminthoeca str. Oregon:
AAGAGTAATTCATCTGCTTGGACCGGATCTCCAATATTCTTGACGATTTTTGCGACGGATGCTTCGGCAATTGATTCACCCATTCTAGGTACAACGACTTCTTTCATAGTTTGTGATGCAGATTGATTTTCCAATTAGTTATTCGAGCTAATTATAAACCCACTCCCGATTAATAGACATATCCTAGATTCTACAGTCTGTCATTACATATTTGATGCTGGATTTAAAATTATTACACAACTAATGTTTTGAAATGAAACATCATCAATGTAATAAAAATTGGATAACATCATGAATTGTAATAGCAAGATAACATTAGTAATGTAATGAAATCTATAAAACATCACATGATGTAATAACGCAATGATTGAGAACTAAGAGTTTGGCTATTACCCTCTTTAATTGAAATTCAAATGATACTTGGAATGAAAACCGAAGAATGCATAACCTATATACTGAACGAAGCACATCGAAAAAATTGTCAGGCCGATGTTTTAGTTTCAAAGATTGAAAACATCATCGTAAATACAAGAAACCTCGTAGTAGAAAAACTCGAAGAGTCATCATTTTCTGGTCTTACATTCAGACTAATCAAGGATAAAAGAAGTACATCAGTTCAGTGCAATACCTCAGCGAATCTGAAACAGATGTTCTCACGTGCACTTGAATCGCTCGAGCATGTACCTGAAGATCAATATATTTCGCTGCCAGAACATAGCCACCATGTCAGCAACACAGGGAATATTTCCGACAATATTGGCATAGCTGATATATTGAAGGAACTGGCAATCAAAACTGAACAATCTGCCTACTCAGAAGGAAAGCTCAAAACAACAGAAAAAATAGAGTTCGAAGCAAAGACAATAGAAAAAATCCTCGCTAATACCAATGGATTCTTTGGGACATTTGACACGCAGATCTTCTCTGGAGCAGTAACAGTGGTCGCCGAAGCAGAAGGAAATTTGAATTCGGGATTTTCATATCTCTCAAGCAATATATTAACAGATCTAAATCCTAATGAATTGGGAAAAGAGGCGGCAAAAAGGGCTTTTGAAGGGCTGAAACCCCGAAAGATACAAACGTGCAAACGAGAGGTAATATTTGATTTCAGATGTGCTTCGAACTTTCTGAGTAATTTTGGAGATTTCCTTAGTGGAGCATCTGTAGCACGTTCAGCGACCTTTCTAAAGGATCAGATGGAGCAATCAATACTTCCAAGGAGTATAAGTATATTCAATAATCCGCTGGGCGAGCAATGTAGAATTAAAACTTCAGATTTTGACGATGAGGGAAATACTACTATTAACAAGCTTCCATTAGTCGAAAACGGTGTTCTAAAACGCTGGATACTAGATCAATATAACGCAAACAAACTCAATCTACCTCCAAATGGTCTTGGAAAGCGCAGCTTAAACGGCTCTATTTACCCTTCTATCACAAACATCTATTTGGAAAGCACAGATGACATCTCAGAAGCTGAGCTTATCTCTCAAGTAAAGGAAGGTCTGTACGTGACAAATTTATTCAGCTGTGGAGTCAATCCAATTACTGGCGACTACAGTCAGGGAGTCCAAGGCGTATGGATTGAGAATGGTGAACTATCTTTTCCGGTAAGTGAAATAACCATAGCTGGAAAGCTAATAGATGTCTTCAAAGAAATGGTTGCAGCGAATAATCTAAAATTTTTTGGAAGATCAAATTCTCCATCACTTTTTCTGGGAAAAATGATGATCAGCGGCATATAACCGCACACAAAACAAATACCCAGATAAAACTAGGTCTTTATAAGACCTAGTTTTATCTGGGATAATTTCATCTTACAATCTAGGGTGTTATCTATCCTACAACAAGAAAGGTGTAGATCCTGTATTCAGGATACTATCAGATTACTTCTACTTCTATATATCAAATCCAACTAGTTCAAGTATCACTTTAAATAAATCAATAAGACCGAATCTATTTAAAGCGATACTTTAAGTAGATTCGATATAACACCCTTTTCACCAATATAATAATGACTACTTTAAATTTCAGACTTTAAATTTCAGAAAATTTTTTTTACTTTAAGGAAAATTTGAGATATAATATTTTCTTAGCATAAGGAATAAGATGAAGAAAATCTGGCTCGCCTTGAAATTGATGATAGTAGTCTCAATTATTGAATTACCCTATCAAACAATAGCGTTAAATAGGGCAACCACTGTTGCGCCTGTAGAGATAGGTGGCACTTTCGACCTTACTGATCAAGAAGGGCATCAAGTAACCGAGCAAATACTGAAAGGAAAATATAGTATAGTACTCTTCGGCTTTAGTAGGTGTCCACATGTCTGTCCAGTACAACTATCAATCCTAGCAAAGAGCTTAGATGCTTCACCTAAACTGCAAGCCATCTTTATCACTCTTGACCCAAAGCGCGATACAGTAGAAAGACTCGATGAGTTCAGTAAATCATTTCACGAAAGAATTTTAATGCTCACCGGTACTGAGGAAATGATTAAAAAAGTTGTAAATGATTACAAGGTATACGTTGAGGCAAATGAAGATCCAGAAAGGTTTAATCACTCGACGATCATGTACCTCATTGGACCAGATGGAAATTACGTAACACATTTCACGCCTAGAGATGAGGATGAACTTCTTGCTTACATTAAAGAATATGCTCATTAGAAATCATCTAATAAGTGGATTTCGTACGATTGACTACAAGCGCAGTTTAGTTTAGAATCTCAAGCTGCCGCCGGAGTGTAGCACAGCCTGGTTAGTGTGCTTGGTTTGGGACCAAGAGGTCGGGGGTTCGAATCCCTCCACTCCGACACTTTATTACATCTTCCTTGCCATTGAATAGTTCCATCCCTGAGCTTCCGAACAACGTCGAAGCAGAACAGTTAATACTCGGGGCTCTACTGACAAACAATGATGCATATGAGGATATTGAAGAACTTATCTCTCCCTCTTCCTTTTACGTCCCAGCGCACAGGAGGATCTTCGAAATAATTTTACACCTCCGTTCGAAAGAGCTCGTTGCTAATGCTGTGACACTTAAGAACTACCTTAATTCGAGCAATGAGATAAAGAATGTAGGCGGACAAGAATACATACTTAGCATCATAGAGAAGGCAAGTATCATAATTGATATAATGAGCTTAGCTCGCGTGATACAAGATCTCTATCTGAAAAGACAGATCATTCTTTTAGCACAGAGAATGATCTCAACAGCCTCAGATGAAGAATCAAAAAGTAGTACAAGCGAACAAATAGAGGAAGTTGAGCATTCACTCTATCAGCTTGCAAGTTCTGGTGAATTCGACCCTACTTGTCTTCACATTTCGAAATCGATTGAGACAGCAATTGAAAGAGCAAAAATCACTTTCAGGACAAAAGCTCCGTTTCAGAATATTTCCACTGGCTTCAGGGATATAGATAATTTTCTCGGCGGCCTACAAAACTCTGATCTAGTTATCATCGCTGGACGTCCTTCCATGGGGAAAACGTCTTTAGCAATTAGCATGTCCCTTAGAGTCACCTGTGCATTGGAAAAACAAGGAATGTCCGCCTGTTTTTTTTCCATGGAAATGTCTGCAGACCAAATTGCATCTAGGATGTTATCCGTTCACTCAGGTGTGGATGCTTTTAGTATCAGGACAGGTAAAAAATTCTCTGAGGAGGGATTACAGAAAGTCATTGAAAGTAGCAAGGAATTATCAAGACTACCTCTTTTCATTGATGATACACCGGCTATATCTATTTCAGCCCTACGCACCAAGCTGCGCAGGCTACATAGAAAAACAAAATTGGGCGCTATTTTTGTAGACTACTTACAGCTCATAAAAGGCTCCAAGGGTTCAGAATTTAATCGTGTACAGGAGGTTTCTGAGATTACTAAAGGCTTGAAGTCCATCGCTAAGGAATTGAATGTACCAGTCGTCGCGCTATCACAGCTTTCCCGTTTAGTGGAACAAAGAGATGATAAACGACCACAGTTGTCTGACTTAAGAGAATCTGGATCAATTGAGCAAGACGCCGATGTAGTTATGTTTGTCTTCCGGGAGGCTTACTACATGATGAGGAAACAACCTTCGAATGAGGACGAAAACTATGAGAATTGGCAATTTAAGATGGATGAGGTCAAGAACAAGGCAGAAATCATCATAGCAAAACAGCGGAATGGTCCAGTTGGGACTGCTCTCTTATTTTTCGATCAGTCCACAACAGTTTTCGATGACCTTTCGCTTTTTGATTATGAGTCGGCCAATCACAGATAGAAAGATTTTAATTCCTAAGAATCGCGATAATCTGGTTGATTTTTCTCCTGAGTGTACTCGGATCTCCAGTTCGTTGTTTTACTGAACTGACCCTTGCATATTCATTTCATTTGCAGGAAACGTCACAAGACTCACTTCTATAAGTTTCACGGCTGTTATGATTCTTGTACCGGTTGCCTTATCGAGTCTGTAATCCTTGAGGATATATCCAATGGAAAGGCCATTAAGTACGCCAGATTGAAGTAATTTATATGCTTCATATCCCTGTTTTACTTCTGTGATGATCTGACCTTTTAGATAGAGACCTCTTTCTGTTTCTTGCATTTCGAGAATTTTCCCGATTGGCTGACCCTGTTTATACTGGCATAGAAGAGTCACATTGCCGGATTCTAAATCGAATGCACCACTACTATTCCTTGCCGATCTACCACTCCGAATACACTCGCATAGCCATAAAAGATTCCTTCCCCATGGAGACCCTTTTTATCAAAGTTAAAAATGAATTTCTTTTTAATCATATCTAATTCTTTTCAATCATATCTAAGTGTTACGAAACACTTAATCCTGTTTGAAAAATCCTCATAACGTAAGCAAATTCATGCGAGTTCTGTAATGTTATTCTATTGTACTTATAGAATCTCAGTGATATGCTCTCCTTGTGATCTGGTTTGGCGGAAATTGAATTATTTCTGCTATGACAGAGTAAGTGTTTCGTAACACTTAGATAGGGTCACACTTTAGAACACGAAAAAGCACGGATTTGCCGTTTTTTGTGTACAGCTTTTTTCTTTATATGCCGGAGTGGAAATATTTCCTATGCCAGTTCTAGATCAAATTGTACCCGACGACACACCTAATGCAGCAATTGTCCCCTCGAGTCTCCGAGAGGTTGGATGGGAGCATCTTAAAAATTACAATGTTACGTTTTTGCGTTGTAGCCCCTTAACCAAGTTTACACACAACATTACTGACAAAATTGTGAATGCCGTCACTAATGTCACGAGAAATGCCGCTGAGATTCTGTCCAATACAGAAGGAACAAGCGCCACTCTATTTAAGACTACTTCGACTCAAGCAGATTCGAGTACTCGGCTTACTACAGTTTACTCCCAGGAGCTCCAGGAGGGTATAGAGAGGTACTTTAAAAATTATGGCCACACCCCCGCTTTGCGTTGTGTGGTAGCGTCGTATCCCACTGCAAATCGTTATTTCAACGCGGATGGTACAAACCATGCAACTCAAGCGGCTTTAAACAAGGTTAGGCGCGGTATTGCTGGCAAAGTTGTAAATACCGTTGCTAGCGCCACAAGGAGTGCTGCTGAGGCTTTCTTCGCTACAAAAGGAACAAATACCACTCCATTTGAGGCTACTTCGACTCAAGCGGCTTTAAACAAGGTTACGCACAGCATTACCGAGGAAATTATGAATACTACTAACAAGGAAATTATGAACACTACTAACAAGGAAATTATGAATACCGTTGCTAACGCCACAAAAGGTGTTACTGAATTTATCTCCGATACATTTCTCTCCCCTGCAGGAATAAGTACTGCTACCACTCCTTCCGCTAATAGCACTATCGTTGCTACCCGGGCACCCGCTAATAGTCCAGTAACTAATGAAGCCCAGGGCGTTTTCGGTAGCGGTTTCAACAACTACAACATAGGGGTGATTGCTGCTTGTTCAATAGTAGCTCTCCTACTACTCGGTATTACTTGCCGCTGCTGTATGCTTTGTCTCAATAGAAGAAGGAGGACTAGGAAAACCATGAATGTAGATATAGAACGAGGTCCCGGAGAAGATGCTCCACAAGCAGATCGAATTGTTCTTTCGATTCGTGGTGCTAGTAGCACGCCTTCATATAGCTCAGATGCAAGAGAACGCCTTTTAGAGGGACCCGAATCCTCCGCAGAGCAGTCGCAATATGAACGTGCTATTCTCGGGACTTTACCTAGGCCTTCGCTGTCAAAAAGGGCATCAATGCGCCTATCAAGGCGAGAACGATCCACTCCAGGGGATTCAAGTGTGTCTTTCCAATTATCGCCGAATACTAACACAGGGGGAGTCATCGTACATGGCAAAACTGAAAATCAAAGAGATCTTTGCGTCTCTGGAGGGTTCAATATTTAAAGTCAATCTGCTTAAAGTGGACGCGAAGGTAGAGGGAAAATCTATTTCTAATCTATTTCTAAGGTTATTGATCTCGTAGGATAGGCATGCTTTTGGCAGATCCCTGGAAGTCCGGGGGGTTCCAGATTGATCATGGAAAGTGCTCCTATTGCTCTCCTTTATGGGTTCAGGCGCTTTCCCTTTTTGGTGTGTTGTCCAAAAAATGCCCCGGAAGCCTCGCTTTGATGGTGATGGATTTTCCAAAAAGCTCGAATTCTGACTCAATAGCATGCAGGTTCATTTTTTTGTTGGGCGTTCCATTTATGAAGGCGTGTTTTCTCCCATATTTACCATCGTTTAGTATTGGGTATCCTATGTTTGCCATCTGCGCCCTGATTTGGTGTTTCCTTCCTGTCACTGGATAAAGCTCCACTAAAGAAAGATCGTCAAAACACGAGACCGCGCGAAACCTGGTTATAGCCCTTTCACCATCTCCAATATTGTTGCATCGCATTATCTCTTCTCCCTTATAAAGAGTCTTCTTTATGAAACAGTCGATCTCTCCCTCCTTCTCTTCTACTTTACCAACCACTATTCCAAGATATTTCTTACTGATCAATCTATTGGCGAATAACTGCCAAATTTCTCTGGTCGCTTCCAGAGTTTTAGCGAATAATAAAACACCAGTGGTATGTTTATCTAATCTATGAACAACCCGATATTCGGGATTGATGGCTTTCATGATGCAATCGATGCTATTGCTTACCTTATTCCCAGATTGCACTGAGATACCAAATGGCTTATTGATAGCCAAGATATTCTCGTCCTCATATATTATGGAAGAAATAATAAGCTCAATGAGTCTGCTATCCACTCCGTGCTTCTTTTCGTCTAAGACATCCAACGAGGATATTATGTTTAGGAATCCAGGGTTAAGGAAAATCGATTCACCTTTGGTGACGGGGGTTGCCGCATCAGCGCGCTTACCATTGAGTTTAATTAATTTTTTCCTAAGCGCCTTCTCGAGCGCAGATTGAGGGAATGAACCAAATCTCAGTCTTAAGTACTTATCTAACCTCTGACAATCATTTTCTACAAGAAAAATTCCCATCTAACTCACACATCCAACTACACAAAAACGATCGGAGCTGCTGAACAGTCCGCAGACTAAACACCCAATATATTTACCCAAGAAATATATCGGACACAGAAAGCTACAAAGAATCAAGAAATCTCGCAGCATCAAGAGCTGCCATACAACCACTACCAGCTGCAGTGACAGCTTGTCTATATACAGCATCCCGGACATCGCCGCACGCAAAAATGCCCGGAATATTAGTAGTGGTACGCCCTGGATCTGGAACAATAATATATCCACCAGGATCCAAATCCAGAACTCCTCGAAAAAGTTCAGTATTCGGGCTATGCCCAATAGCAACAAATACTCCAGAAACAGAAAGATCCCTGAGTGAATTATCAATAACCGAACGTAGTCTCACACCAGTCACTGATAATGGATTTTCAGTTCCAAGAACCTCCTTAAGTACGGAGTTCCAAATTGGCTCTATCTTTGGGTTATCAAACAGACGCTGCTGAAGAATTTTCTCTGCCCTGAGGACATCTCTGCGATGTAATAAATAGACTTTTTTAGCATGCTTGGTCAGGTAGAGCGCTTCTTCGACAGCAGTATTACCACCACCAATGACAATCACATCCTGGTTTTTAAAGAAAAACCCATCACACGTAGCACATCCAGAAACACCATAACCTCTATATTTCTTCTCGCTTTCGATATCAAGCCACCTTGCCTGAGCACCAGTAGCAACTATGATACTTTTCGCCTTATATTCGTTTCCCGACTCACCTCTAAGGGTGAAAGGTGGGACATAAGGGGATTCAATACTGGAAATATGATCATTAATAAAAGAGCAACCGACATTGATAGCTTGCTGTTGCATCTGCTCCATGAGCCAAGGTCCATGTACAGGAGATGCAAAACCGGGATAATTCTCGACCTCAGTGGTAATAGTGAGCTGTCCACCAGACTGATTTCCACTTACGAGTACCACATCCAGTGCCGCCCGAGCAGCATATATCGCCGCGGCACAGCCAGCTGGCCCAGAACCAATCACCAGAACATCAGACTCCATAAGTCCAGACTTCCTTGTTACTAGAGCTCATCCTTATTCGAAGCCAGATAATCAGAGACACCCTCATGTGTTGCTCTCATGGCCTCCTTACCTTTATTCCATCCGGCAGGACAGACTTCTCCATACTCAGCACTATGTCTTAGTGCATCTAAAATACGCAAAATCTCATCGACATTACGACCTATATTAAGGTCGTTTACAGCGGCAGATCTGACGTTGAAGTCAGGGTCAATAATGAATGTAGCCCTCAGAGCAACTGAATCATCAATCAGGACCTGGTAGTCACGAGAAATTGACTTCTTCAAATCTGAGACAAGAGGATACTCAATTTCCCCTATTCCGCCGTCTTTTACGGAGGAATTCCGCCAGGCAGCATGGGAGAAGTGGGAATCAACGCTGACACCGATAACAACGGCATCCCTCTCCGTGAAAGCAGAAATCCTATTATTAAAAGCAATAATCTCTGTTGGACACACGAAAGTAAAATCTAACGGGTAGAAGAATAAGACACCATACTTACCCAACAATTGCTCCTGAAGATTAAAATCATCACAAAATGAACCACCTTTCATTACGGCTTTTGCGGTAAAATCAATCGCTTTTTTCCCAACTAAAACAGACATATTCTTCTTTCCAGGAACCTTTTCCGCTTACGATTGTAGCCTATTTAACTGTGGACTTAAAGCTTTTAGTCTGCTCTGCAACAATATTTTTTGATCCACATCGATTCTCAAGAGGACACCCAGCGCAATCATTGAAATCAATGCTGCACTGCCACCGTAGGAAATCAAAGGCAAAGGCATTCCGACCACAGGTATTATGCCTGTTATCATGGAAGCATTGATGAGAAAATGTAGAAAAATCATCGTCGTTATTCCAGTAGATAGTAGTCTCGTGAAGACTGCCTCACTCCTGGATGCAATGATGAGACCCTTAACAAAAATTACTAGATAGGAGATAGTGAGAATCAAAATAGCAAAAAAGCCTAATTCCTCAGCAATCACTGAGAGAACAAAATCTGTATGTCTTTCTGGGAGGAACTTCAACTGAGTCTGAGGCCCGGAGACAATCCCGAGACCACAGAAACCACCGGACCCTATAGCTATTTCAGATTGGAAAATATTATATCCCGATGATCTTCTATCCTTGCTTGGATGAAAAAAGGTCATAATCCTCTCCTTCTGATAGTCCTTAACGCCGTACTTCCATAGGAATGGGGAAATAAGGAGTCCGAGCAGTACTAATCTCAGAAAAAAGGAGTAACGAACGGCTGCACTGTAATATATAGCGAATATGAGAATCAGCAAGAAAATGACCGTTCCCAAGCTAGGTTGCCTGATGATTAAATACAATACAGGCATCAAATGGAGAAAAGGTAGAAACAAAAAAGTACTTCTCCTTAAATCAGAAGGCCTAGCAATTGAGAAATATCGAGAAAGCATCAAGACTGTCGACAATTTGAGAAGCTCAGTGGGTTGAAAGGTCACGCCCATAATTTGTATCCACCTTGTTGCGCCCATACTGGTTTTTCCAATGGTAGCAGCTAGGACAAGTAGGGAAATCGCAAGAATATGAATCCCAAAAGCCTTATCATAAAAAAAGGAAGTGCCTAAAAAAAGAGCTCCAAGGAAAAAAGGCAATCCTACAGCTATGAGTACCACTAACTGGTGAAGAAAAAGTGGCCCTATCTCACCATTGGATGCAGAGTATTGAACGTAAAGACCTGCTGCAATCTGGAGGAAAAAACATAATAAAATTCTAGGATCCAGAAATCTTAATATCACCTCTCAAAGATCT
This genomic window contains:
- a CDS encoding RluA family pseudouridine synthase — its product is MGIFLVENDCQRLDKYLRLRFGSFPQSALEKALRKKLIKLNGKRADAATPVTKGESIFLNPGFLNIISSLDVLDEKKHGVDSRLIELIISSIIYEDENILAINKPFGISVQSGNKVSNSIDCIMKAINPEYRVVHRLDKHTTGVLLFAKTLEATREIWQLFANRLISKKYLGIVVGKVEEKEGEIDCFIKKTLYKGEEIMRCNNIGDGERAITRFRAVSCFDDLSLVELYPVTGRKHQIRAQMANIGYPILNDGKYGRKHAFINGTPNKKMNLHAIESEFELFGKSITIKARLPGHFLDNTPKRESA
- a CDS encoding TldD/PmbA family protein, which gives rise to MKTEECITYILNEAHRKNCQADVLVSKIENIIVNTRNLVVEKLEESSFSGLTFRLIKDKRSTSVQCNTSANLKQMFSRALESLEHVPEDQYISLPEHSHHVSNTGNISDNIGIADILKELAIKTEQSAYSEGKLKTTEKIEFEAKTIEKILANTNGFFGTFDTQIFSGAVTVVAEAEGNLNSGFSYLSSNILTDLNPNELGKEAAKRAFEGLKPRKIQTCKREVIFDFRCASNFLSNFGDFLSGASVARSATFLKDQMEQSILPRSISIFNNPLGEQCRIKTSDFDDEGNTTINKLPLVENGVLKRWILDQYNANKLNLPPNGLGKRSLNGSIYPSITNIYLESTDDISEAELISQVKEGLYVTNLFSCGVNPITGDYSQGVQGVWIENGELSFPVSEITIAGKLIDVFKEMVAANNLKFFGRSNSPSLFLGKMMISGI
- a CDS encoding FtsW/RodA/SpoVE family cell cycle protein, with the translated sequence MILRFLDPRILLCFFLQIAAGLYVQYSASNGEIGPLFLHQLVVLIAVGLPFFLGALFLGTSFFYDKAFGIHILAISLLVLAATIGKTSMGATRWIQIMGVTFQPTELLKLSTVLMLSRYFSIARPSDLRRSTFLFLPFLHLMPVLYLIIRQPSLGTVIFLLILIFAIYYSAAVRYSFFLRLVLLGLLISPFLWKYGVKDYQKERIMTFFHPSKDRRSSGYNIFQSEIAIGSGGFCGLGIVSGPQTQLKFLPERHTDFVLSVIAEELGFFAILILTISYLVIFVKGLIIASRSEAVFTRLLSTGITTMIFLHFLINASMITGIIPVVGMPLPLISYGGSAALISMIALGVLLRIDVDQKILLQSRLKALSPQLNRLQS
- the trxB gene encoding thioredoxin-disulfide reductase produces the protein MESDVLVIGSGPAGCAAAIYAARAALDVVLVSGNQSGGQLTITTEVENYPGFASPVHGPWLMEQMQQQAINVGCSFINDHISSIESPYVPPFTLRGESGNEYKAKSIIVATGAQARWLDIESEKKYRGYGVSGCATCDGFFFKNQDVIVIGGGNTAVEEALYLTKHAKKVYLLHRRDVLRAEKILQQRLFDNPKIEPIWNSVLKEVLGTENPLSVTGVRLRSVIDNSLRDLSVSGVFVAIGHSPNTELFRGVLDLDPGGYIIVPDPGRTTTNIPGIFACGDVRDAVYRQAVTAAGSGCMAALDAARFLDSL
- a CDS encoding replicative DNA helicase, which translates into the protein MPLNSSIPELPNNVEAEQLILGALLTNNDAYEDIEELISPSSFYVPAHRRIFEIILHLRSKELVANAVTLKNYLNSSNEIKNVGGQEYILSIIEKASIIIDIMSLARVIQDLYLKRQIILLAQRMISTASDEESKSSTSEQIEEVEHSLYQLASSGEFDPTCLHISKSIETAIERAKITFRTKAPFQNISTGFRDIDNFLGGLQNSDLVIIAGRPSMGKTSLAISMSLRVTCALEKQGMSACFFSMEMSADQIASRMLSVHSGVDAFSIRTGKKFSEEGLQKVIESSKELSRLPLFIDDTPAISISALRTKLRRLHRKTKLGAIFVDYLQLIKGSKGSEFNRVQEVSEITKGLKSIAKELNVPVVALSQLSRLVEQRDDKRPQLSDLRESGSIEQDADVVMFVFREAYYMMRKQPSNEDENYENWQFKMDEVKNKAEIIIAKQRNGPVGTALLFFDQSTTVFDDLSLFDYESANHR
- a CDS encoding SCO family protein encodes the protein MKKIWLALKLMIVVSIIELPYQTIALNRATTVAPVEIGGTFDLTDQEGHQVTEQILKGKYSIVLFGFSRCPHVCPVQLSILAKSLDASPKLQAIFITLDPKRDTVERLDEFSKSFHERILMLTGTEEMIKKVVNDYKVYVEANEDPERFNHSTIMYLIGPDGNYVTHFTPRDEDELLAYIKEYAH
- a CDS encoding peroxiredoxin; its protein translation is MSVLVGKKAIDFTAKAVMKGGSFCDDFNLQEQLLGKYGVLFFYPLDFTFVCPTEIIAFNNRISAFTERDAVVIGVSVDSHFSHAAWRNSSVKDGGIGEIEYPLVSDLKKSISRDYQVLIDDSVALRATFIIDPDFNVRSAAVNDLNIGRNVDEILRILDALRHSAEYGEVCPAGWNKGKEAMRATHEGVSDYLASNKDEL
- a CDS encoding HK97 family phage prohead protease; translated protein: MTLLCQYKQGQPIGKILEMQETERGLYLKGQIITEVKQGYEAYKLLQSGVLNGLSIGYILKDYRLDKATGTRIITAVKLIEVSLVTFPANEMNMQGSVQ